The genomic window aaaaaaaataagagCACACGCGGGATTTGGCAAGAATTGCAAGCTGTGATGAATTTGTCTTCGGAAATTATTAATATTGTATTTGTGTATTGTATTTTTTACATGGGCTTCATTCGGTTGGAAGTGCCACAGAAAAGCTTGACTATTCGAAAAGTTTGTTAtaaaagaaacaagaatATCATTCTCGATTTACTTTTGAACCTCATTGTTTATTTTCCGtaataatttcaattgaagatactCGAGATAAACCAGTATTGAGGAAAGGATAGAGCAATCTAGGATTCGGACAATGACTTTTTTACGATCAGACTGGACAACTCCtgaagaaagacaaaaaaaagggaTCAATCATTcagaaatcaaatcattGGATAACTATTAGAATTCAACCAATGAGAAAGGATTTATGTATAAAACATTGAATTGTACAATTGAAATACCGAATCGAGGTAATGCTcactcaaattgaattaaCGCATGAAAATAGACATCGGCTATTCCTGTGAATACCCTGAAATTATTGGAATAGAGTTCTCCAGTACAAGTCAAAAGGGGTCTAAGAGACTAAGAAAAAGCGTGAGGAATTGGTTTCTACCAAATCAATCGATCTGCAGTGATTTTCATGCatgatttctttgttgagTCTACAGGCATCCTTAGTAATGTCAAAAAGCAATGGAAATGCAATTTGAAAACTTGCTTAGACGACTTAATTCAACGGCTGTTGAATTGACTCGTTTTTAGACCGCTCAAGTTGCCGAATCTGCCGCGCATTATTTGGAGTGCCTATCCATACTCTATGTTGAGTCTGTCCTGTTGGATTGAAACACGCATGAGATCAATTTTTATGGGTGTTGTCAAAAAACTTTCATAAAATTGCACCTGCAAGATGCATCTGAAACTCTGAGTATAACTACTCGATTCGCGAACataaaatcaaacaaagaagcGACCAATGAGTAAATGGAAAGTAATGAAGCTCCCAAATGCCCACCACAAAAATCATCTAGACCTGTTGATAAGGAACCTTCCTATCTTCGCACAAGTTTCCTCATTTTTCATCTCATGTTTCTCTTTCCAAACACATGACCGTTCACGATGTCAAGCCCTACAAAACGCAGAAAAGAATGATTCAAAATCGAACGTTTTACTCGTAATTAAAAGTCATGCTGCGTAGAGTCGCTGCGCCTTGGATCATCGCCTCCAATGCCCCCATTTTAATGTCTTAAAATAGAGTGTCCTGCAGCGAAGATACTCTCACTTTCCTGATTCATCTCCTATATAACAAACGTGTATTGACAGGTATAGAATAATCTCCTAAACCCGGAATTTCATCAGTACCTGGAATATTCAAACCACTAAAGGGATCGAAGATACCTCTTTATCTCTATTTAATATCGGAAACGCGTCGATTCTCTAATTTTTCTGTTCGATTTGCAACTTGATCCTTGTACCTGTCTCTAGGCAACGGCTGAAACTGGCACTCAATTCTCTTGTCACTGCCTTATCCTTCTCCAGTTTATACGTGACGTCTACAGTCTCCCAAAGGAGTAGCCCTCTATTCATCTGCTCGTCTCATCTTTTACTAAGCACGTTCATATTCATACAGCCGTTGACGTTTAGATGAGTAGAAATCTCCACCCCAACTATGGCCAAACTGGCGGGACCTACAACTACAACTCTGGGCATGGACAGAGCAGAGACCTGCTAGAATTCAGACAACCTGACGCTGTATACAATGGTCAGAGTGCACATTCCACTGACGACTTCCTCAACTACTACGAGGATGCACCTGGAACAAGACCTCTGGAGGTTTTTCATACCTCGGATCAGTCGAATCGCCACGGGGGACCGTCCCGCCGTGTCCCCTCTCATAATGTGAATGATCCATTTAACGAACTGTACGAGATGGGAAACTACTATCCTCAAAATCACTACCAAGATTACGCCCCGTATGACCATCCTGAACATCATGACTACAACCAGACATTCGACCAAGCCTTTGTTCCACACACATATGACACAGACGACGAAGAGAAGGAGTTTGACCATAAAATTCATTTCACTGAGATTCATGGTGACCATTATGATTTGCACACTTTCCGCGCCCCAACTGTTGAGGATGATGTTCAAACGGTATACGAACAATTGGACTCACCTTTCGAGACAGAGATTCCTGAGCTtccagaacaagaagaagtcagAGAAAAACCGAAGTTTGGGATTGCGAATGGCCACAATGGAcatttggttttggattGTCCTGTTGCCACTGAATTATTGACAAAGTTCCCTGATTACAAGCCCAACCTTCCTGATGGTGGCCTTAGTAGAGAGTTTGCTTACATGAGATATACTGCTGTGACTTGTGGACCATCAAACTTCTGGAGAGATGGCTACATCTTGCGGCCTATTCACTACCCTGTCAGACGTCAAACTGAAATGATGATTGTCATCACAATGtacaatgaagatgacaTTCTCTTGGCACGTACCCTCAAGGGTGTTTTCAAGAATATCAAACATTTGGAGTCTAGAACACGGTCTCATATGTGGGGAAAAGACTCATGGAAGAAAATCGTTGTTTGTGTCGTTAGTGATGGTCGgtccaaaatcaatgaaagaGCTCAAGCTCTTTTAGCTGCATTGGGTGTCTACCAAGATGGCTTGGCCAAATCCAGAATTGACGATAAAAAGGTTCGTGCTCATTTCTATGAGTATACTACCAGAGTTGGTATCTCATCGGTTGAGGACACTGTCAAGCTTACAACCGAGAAGGTTGTCCCTGTTCAGATGCTATTTTGTTTAAAGGaacaaaatgcaaaaaagATCAACTCTCATAGATGGTGTTTTGAAGCTATTTCTCAGGTTTTGGATCCAAATATTGTTGTTCTATTGGATTGTGGTACACAACCCAGCGGAAAGGCCTTGTATCATTTATGGaaagaatttgacaaagATCCACAAGTTGCTGGTGCCTGTGGAGAGATTACTGCATCCCTCAAGAAGCGTCAAATGGTAACTAATCCGTTGGTCTATGGCCAAAACTTCGAGTATAAAATTTCCAATATTTTGGACAAACCAACAGAGTCTGTCTTTGGGTTCATTTCTGTCTTGCCAGGAGCCTTTTCCGCGTACAGATATGTCGCTCTCCAAAATGACATAAGCGGGAGGGGACCACTAGAGAAATACTTCAAGGGTGAGTTCTTGCATGGAAGTGGTGAGCTTGATCCAGAGGACGATGAATACGAGCTTAAACGAAACAtgttgaaagaagaagctggaATCTTCACATCCAATATGTATCTTGCTGAAGATCGTATTTTATGTTACGAGTTAGTTGCCAAGAGTGGATCATCCTGGTTGCTTCGTTACTGTAAATCGGCCAGAGCGGAAACTGATGTTCCGGAGGGTCTAGCAGAGTTCATTCTTCAGCGTAGAAGATGGTTGAATGGTTCATTTTTTGCTGCAATCTACGCATTAGTGCACTTTCCAAAGATTTGGGGCTCTTCTCACAGCATTGGACGCAAGCTTTGTCTTCACGTTGAATTCTTCTACcaattcatcaacttggTTGTTTCTTGGTTTTCCATCGGTTCTTACTTCCTCGTTTTCCGTATCTTGACGACATCTTTAAGTGCTCCAGACCTTCATTTCGCACCTGGAAATGTTCTATCGGTTGTTTTCCTCTGGCTCTATCTCGCTTCTATCGTGACGACCTTCGTACTTAGTTTTGGTAACAAACCTAAAGGTACCGAAAAATTCTACATCGTCATAGTTCTATTCTTTGCAATCTTGATGGTGTATATGATATTTGCTGCCGTGTTCATGGCTGTTCACTCGATTAAAGAGCTCGTCGCTTCACATACCAAACTTTCTGTGTCGCTATTTTTGCTGAATGGTGAATTCAGAGACTTAGTTGTCGCTACATCATCAACTTATGCTCTCTACTTTCTCGCTTCATTCCTTTACTTTGAGCCGTGGCATATGTTCACTTCTTTCATCCAATATCTTCTCCTCTCTCCTGCTTACGTGAATGTTTTGAACATTTACGCGTTTTGTaacattgatgatgttTCTTGGGGAACTAAGGGTGACACTGGAGCTAAAGATTTGGGTGCTGCCAAAGTGAGAGAGGATGGTACTTTCGATGTCAATATCCCAGTGTTGCAAGAAGAGATCAATCAATCATATCTTAACCAATTGGAAAAGATTAAGAAACCCCAAGAAGAGGCCAAGTCATCCAGTAAGCCATCTAACGAAGATTATTACGCCTTTATTCGTTCGATGACTGTATTGGTGTGGATGTTTTCGAATTTCCTTATTGTAGCCTTGGTTCTTGAGACTGGTGGATTCAACCAACTCGATTCACGCCCAACAActggaaaagaaaataggTCTGAAATTTTCCTCACAGTCATTTTATGGACTGTTGCCTTCATGGCTGCTTTCAGATTTATTGGATGCGTCTTTTACTTGATTCTGAGATTTTTCGACAAGTTCAGAtcgagaaagagaaagtaATCTCATGCATAACCTGCACGCAGTGCTCTCATGAAATGAATACGCGATTCTTCCTGGGTAAACAATATCCATCACAACTTAATAATTGACTATACAACTACGAACGCTAACGCATTCCTTTAATTTATCCTCCATATAAAGTTTATTGTACTATAGAATGGTATGAGCCGAAAACTACGCTCTTCAGAAGTTATAGAACAACTTGGCGAACCACTACCGCTTCCGTACTTAGTAGATACTCCAAAAGCCACAAAATCAGGCGCAGTACCGAATGAAAGTAATATTTCGCCACC from Australozyma saopauloensis chromosome 1, complete sequence includes these protein-coding regions:
- a CDS encoding chitin synthase I, which encodes MSRNLHPNYGQTGGTYNYNSGHGQSRDLLEFRQPDAVYNGQSAHSTDDFLNYYEDAPGTRPLEVFHTSDQSNRHGGPSRRVPSHNVNDPFNELYEMGNYYPQNHYQDYAPYDHPEHHDYNQTFDQAFVPHTYDTDDEEKEFDHKIHFTEIHGDHYDLHTFRAPTVEDDVQTVYEQLDSPFETEIPELPEQEEVREKPKFGIANGHNGHLVLDCPVATELLTKFPDYKPNLPDGGLSREFAYMRYTAVTCGPSNFWRDGYILRPIHYPVRRQTEMMIVITMYNEDDILLARTLKGVFKNIKHLESRTRSHMWGKDSWKKIVVCVVSDGRSKINERAQALLAALGVYQDGLAKSRIDDKKVRAHFYEYTTRVGISSVEDTVKLTTEKVVPVQMLFCLKEQNAKKINSHRWCFEAISQVLDPNIVVLLDCGTQPSGKALYHLWKEFDKDPQVAGACGEITASLKKRQMVTNPLVYGQNFEYKISNILDKPTESVFGFISVLPGAFSAYRYVALQNDISGRGPLEKYFKGEFLHGSGELDPEDDEYELKRNMLKEEAGIFTSNMYLAEDRILCYELVAKSGSSWLLRYCKSARAETDVPEGLAEFILQRRRWLNGSFFAAIYALVHFPKIWGSSHSIGRKLCLHVEFFYQFINLVVSWFSIGSYFLVFRILTTSLSAPDLHFAPGNVLSVVFLWLYLASIVTTFVLSFGNKPKGTEKFYIVIVLFFAILMVYMIFAAVFMAVHSIKELVASHTKLSVSLFLLNGEFRDLVVATSSTYALYFLASFLYFEPWHMFTSFIQYLLLSPAYVNVLNIYAFCNIDDVSWGTKGDTGAKDLGAAKVREDGTFDVNIPVLQEEINQSYLNQLEKIKKPQEEAKSSSKPSNEDYYAFIRSMTVLVWMFSNFLIVALVLETGGFNQLDSRPTTGKENRSEIFLTVILWTVAFMAAFRFIGCVFYLILRFFDKFRSRKRK